A genomic window from Silene latifolia isolate original U9 population chromosome 11, ASM4854445v1, whole genome shotgun sequence includes:
- the LOC141614363 gene encoding uncharacterized protein LOC141614363, translating into MEVKDLGTGFQFKCTMVYAFNDLNERKALWSRLCAYNKEFKGPWVICGDFNTVLVPSERLRGNSTYEEMDDFHQCVAECGVTDCSAIGSLYTWSNKQEPSSRVFSRLDRVLVNEAWIRSNDSIYAHFYIEGVFDHTPCLVKKLQSLKWPLKKLNKENFDDVVNNTIGA; encoded by the exons ATGGAGGTTAAGGATTTAGGCACTGGTTTTCAGTTTAAGTGTACTATGGTGTATGCCTTTAATGATTTGAATGAAAGGAAAGCTTTGTGGTCTAGACTGTGTGCTTATAATAAAGAATTTAAGGGACCTTGGGTTATTTGTGGTGATTTCAATACTGTTTTGGTTCCTTCTGAAAGGCTAAGAGGTAATTCAACTTATGAGGAAATGGATGATTTTCATCAGTGTGTTGCTGAGTGTGGGGTGACTGATTGCTCTGCCATTGGTTCTCTGTATACATGGTCTAATAAACAAGAGCCCTCCTCTAGAGTTTTTAGTAGATTGGATAGGGTGTTGGTGAATGAAGCTTGGATTAGGAGTAATGATAGTATTTATGCTCACTTTTATATTGAAGGTGTTTTTGATCACACTCCCTGT CTGGTTAAGAAGTTGCAATCCTTAAAATGGCCTCTGAAGAAGCTTAACAAGGAAAACTTTGATGATGTTGTTAACAATACTATTGGGGCTTAA